Proteins from one Cryptomeria japonica chromosome 4, Sugi_1.0, whole genome shotgun sequence genomic window:
- the LOC131032147 gene encoding uncharacterized protein LOC131032147 — protein sequence MERMSTELYKAAVSGEVAALEEMMQTRNINILALVSHIGDTVLHISACHGRTDFIKRLLRYVRAQSDEEANQEHSFLRAQNEEGNSALHKAVKGGDDDQIVKMLIEYDAELVGIRNNKGESPLFIASAYGRCNALEMLFPKTDSHCYARFDGQTCLHHALFYKKEEVAKTLINKAPQLCKLADYFLGRTPLHIAALHGCRKSIVRKLLHCDTSASFTKDKIKKQTALHLAAQHGHTDVVRCILNFAQDCGDIRDEDGKTALHYAVENAKVGVVRYLVRFGRIINIADNNGYTALDIANQNFEEEPLSPYFAIWWFLSRKNGIAGVEAANRTRGTSNPFPSDKKYTTKINSLSVCAILIATVTFQAAFTLPAHDHKDKRGLSADISFQSFVIFDWLAFCFSMAAAILLAYATFFRRYRSLAVGGSAAILSMALYSMMISFSLAIFLQLRKEYYKLAVFFFCAMFLLAPIVISVILAVLHNAIGFRVSEFIRLGL from the exons ATGGAAAGAATGAGCACAGAGCTGTACAAAGCAGCCGTGTCGGGCGAAGTTGCAGCACTGGAGGAGATGATGCAGACGCGGAATATTAACATTCTCGCACTGGTTTCCCACATAGGAGACACTGTTTTACATATATCTGCCTGTCATGGTCGTACGGACTTCATAAAAAGGCTTCTTCGATACGTCAGAGCGCAATCAGATGAAGAAGCAAACCAAGAGCATAGTTTCCTGAGAGCTCAAAATGAAGAGGGGAACAGCGCGTTGCACAAGGCTGTGAAAGGAGGAGATGATGACCAAATCGTGAAAATGTTAATTGAATATGATGCAGAGCTCGTAGGCATTCGCAACAACAAAGGCGAGTCTCCCCTCTTCATAGCATCCGCATATGGCCGTTGCAATGCACTCGAAATGTTGTTTCCAAAGACAGATTCTCATTGCTACGCAAGATTTGACGGCCAGACATGTTTGCACCACGCCTTGTTCTATAAGAAAGAAG AGGTAGCTAAGACACTGATAAACAAAGCCCCTCAACTCTGCAAACTAGCGGATTACTTTTTGGGGAGGACACCACTGCATATTGCAGCCTTACATGGGTGTAGGAAGAGCATTGTTCGTAAGCTGTTGCATTGTGATACTTCTGCTTCGTTTACAAAGGATAAAATCAAAAAACAGACTGCACTTCACTTAGCAGCACAACATGGACATACGGATGTTGTGAGATGCATACTCAACTTTGCACAAGACTGTGGTGATATAAGAGATGAAGACGGTAAAACTGCTCTACACTATGCCGTTGAAAATGCTAAAGTGGGTGTTGTAAGATATTTGGTGCGTTTCGGTAGGATAATTAATATAGCTGACAACAATGGATACACTGCCCTAGACATAGCAAATCAAAACTTCGAAGAAGAACCATTGTCTCCCTACTTTGCA ATTTGGTGGTTCCTGAGCAGAAAGAATGGGATCGCAGGAGTGGAGGCGGCAAACCGGACAAGAGGAACGTCGAATCCATTCCCAAGTGATAAAAAGTATACGACAAAAATCAACAGTCTTTCTGTATGTGCCATATTGATTGCAACGGTCACATTTCAGGCGGCCTTCACCCTGCCAGCCCATGATCACAAGGATAAAAGGGGTCTGTCCGCCGATATTTCTTTCCAAAGTTTTGTAATCTTCGATTGGCTGGCATTTTGCTTTTCAATGGCAGCAGCAATCCTTCTAGCCTACGCAACCTTTTTCCGTCGCTATCGGAGTTTGGCGGTTGGTGGAAGCGCAGCTATCTTATCAATGGCCCTCTACAGCATGATGATTTCATTTTCCTTGGCCATATTTCTACAGCTGAGGAAAGAGTATTATAAGTTGGCAGTATTCTTCTTTTGTGCAATGTTTTTGTTGGCCCCCATTGTCATTAGTGTCATACTTGCGGTGTTGCATAATGCCATCGGTTTCCGAGTCTCCGAGTTCATCCGACTAGGGCTTTGA